One region of Metallosphaera sedula DSM 5348 genomic DNA includes:
- a CDS encoding isochorismatase family cysteine hydrolase, with product MDLKQILTPSNSILVVWDVQNGLVKGIFNRDQFVSGLERTIGAARKARIPIVYTKITPYPSGFEPYASRVSSRQFRFTSEDLELYVKPAEGEIVLPKNTWSIFVGTNFELLLRNSGRNAIIFTGIATEIGVETSARHAFALGFMPVIVSDAVSSFNREGHERSLTNMKDFFPMITSQELEKILQ from the coding sequence ATGGACCTAAAACAGATTCTAACTCCAAGTAATTCGATCCTGGTTGTATGGGACGTACAGAACGGATTGGTGAAGGGGATTTTCAACAGAGATCAGTTTGTAAGTGGTCTGGAAAGGACAATAGGAGCTGCTAGGAAAGCAAGGATACCTATCGTGTATACCAAGATAACGCCCTATCCAAGTGGATTCGAACCCTACGCATCAAGGGTCTCATCAAGACAGTTCAGATTCACAAGTGAGGACCTGGAACTTTACGTCAAGCCTGCTGAAGGTGAGATAGTCCTTCCGAAGAACACATGGAGTATCTTTGTGGGAACTAATTTCGAGCTCCTGCTTAGGAACTCTGGAAGAAATGCCATAATCTTCACAGGGATTGCCACGGAAATAGGAGTAGAGACCAGCGCTAGACATGCCTTTGCCTTGGGTTTCATGCCCGTTATTGTGAGTGATGCGGTTTCCTCATTCAATAGGGAAGGGCATGAAAGGTCCCTAACAAACATGAAGGACTTCTTCCCAATGATTACATCGCAGGAGTTAGAAAAAATACTACAGTAA